The following proteins are encoded in a genomic region of Candidatus Edwardsbacteria bacterium:
- a CDS encoding DUF4184 family protein has protein sequence MPFTAAHPAMVLPIKARWPKYFSLTALVVGSMAPDFEYFIRFYPLRGPGHTLLGSLYFNLPLIFLTALLFHYVVKKPLIYCLPDQLGNRFYTMAGDKWSIATPRNFLVFTYSALLGMLTHFFLDAFTHPLQMFRDLAPVLMRRLFTIRFYGAEYKVPAHNIIHLAVTAAGLGVILYYITKLKPSATGEKRTIGRLFKWAYWGFGLSLAAAITVLRTIQIRGRPGIGFFEHYGVTVLSGLILGFLTVSLVYRAFREFR, from the coding sequence ATGCCTTTTACCGCCGCCCATCCCGCCATGGTCCTGCCCATCAAGGCCAGATGGCCGAAATATTTCAGCCTGACGGCTTTGGTGGTGGGCAGCATGGCCCCGGATTTTGAATATTTCATCCGCTTCTATCCCCTCCGGGGGCCGGGCCACACCCTGCTGGGATCGCTGTATTTCAACCTGCCGCTGATCTTCCTGACGGCGCTGCTGTTCCACTATGTGGTGAAAAAGCCTCTGATATACTGCCTGCCGGATCAGCTGGGTAATAGGTTCTACACGATGGCCGGGGATAAGTGGTCCATCGCAACGCCCAGGAATTTTCTGGTCTTCACCTATTCTGCCCTGCTGGGGATGCTGACCCATTTCTTTCTGGATGCCTTTACCCACCCCTTGCAGATGTTCAGGGATCTGGCGCCGGTTTTAATGAGACGCCTTTTTACCATCAGGTTTTACGGTGCGGAATACAAAGTGCCGGCCCATAACATCATTCATCTGGCGGTGACGGCCGCCGGCCTGGGGGTGATCCTCTATTACATCACGAAATTGAAACCGTCAGCGACCGGAGAGAAAAGGACGATCGGACGGCTTTTCAAGTGGGCCTATTGGGGCTTTGGGCTGTCCCTGGCGGCAGCCATCACGGTCCTGCGCACCATTCAGATCAGGGGCCGCCCCGGGATCGGGTTTTTCGAGCACTACGGGGTCACTGTTCTGAGCGGGTTGATACTGGGATTCCTAACGGTATCCCTGGTTTACAGGGCTTTCCGGGAATTCCGATAG
- the mscL gene encoding large conductance mechanosensitive channel protein MscL, with product MFKEFKEFALRGNVLDLAVAVIIGGAFGKIVSSMVNDIIMPPIGRLMGKMDFSQLVIPLARPQGMEFTKITLKSATEANIAVIKLGLFINNVIDFAIVALVIFLVIRLVNKLKKQPVPAPAQPTTKECPFCFSAIALKAVRCPNCTSEIKLPA from the coding sequence ATGTTCAAGGAATTCAAGGAATTCGCCCTGCGGGGCAACGTGCTGGACCTGGCGGTGGCGGTGATCATCGGCGGGGCCTTCGGCAAGATCGTGTCCTCCATGGTCAACGACATCATCATGCCGCCCATCGGGCGGCTGATGGGCAAGATGGATTTCAGCCAGCTGGTGATACCGCTGGCCAGGCCGCAGGGCATGGAATTCACCAAGATCACCCTTAAATCCGCCACCGAAGCCAATATTGCGGTCATCAAGCTCGGCCTGTTCATCAACAATGTGATCGATTTTGCCATCGTGGCCTTGGTGATATTCCTGGTGATCCGGCTGGTCAACAAGCTCAAGAAGCAGCCGGTCCCGGCTCCGGCCCAGCCCACCACCAAGGAGTGCCCGTTCTGCTTCTCGGCCATAGCCCTCAAGGCGGTGCGCTGCCCCAACTGCACCTCGGAGATCAAGCTTCCAGCGTAG
- the mnmE gene encoding tRNA uridine-5-carboxymethylaminomethyl(34) synthesis GTPase MnmE: MKSNHTIAAIATGTGPAALAMVRISGPDSARIGDAIFTGSLKPSAMESHLLHYGHIIDAGGARLDEVMLAVLRPPHSFTAEQMVEITCHGGGAAAGAVLGAALAAGARPARPGEFSLRAFLNGRIDLAQAEAVADIINARTGTAARAALERLSGGLSRKIAAVRESLLDAAALVESLIDFPEEDIPPAESDKLIIDIDRAREQIARVLAGSKAAMVLKDGARVVIAGRPNVGKSSLFNMLLKEEKAIVTETPGTTRDVLEGWIDIGGIPLRLFDTAGLRDTFDEIESHGMERARGKLEQADLVLLVLDGTAPMAPEDEKLLSQTEKYARLILVNKCDLPQPPVNGTGGSWLKISAVTEEGLPELERSIVARLTDGQGIEAGAASAANARQAQLMEECLKHLDTAKHGLEQKLSCELPASDLKAAIDALGQITGQTIGDDILDRIFEKFCIGK, encoded by the coding sequence ATGAAATCGAACCATACCATAGCCGCCATAGCTACCGGCACCGGGCCGGCCGCTCTGGCCATGGTCAGGATCTCCGGCCCGGATTCGGCCCGGATCGGCGACGCCATTTTCACCGGGAGCCTGAAACCATCAGCGATGGAAAGCCATTTACTGCATTACGGCCACATCATCGATGCCGGTGGCGCCCGGCTGGATGAGGTCATGTTGGCTGTTTTAAGGCCGCCGCATTCCTTCACCGCCGAGCAGATGGTGGAGATCACCTGCCACGGGGGTGGGGCGGCGGCCGGCGCGGTGCTGGGGGCGGCCCTGGCGGCCGGCGCCCGTCCGGCCCGTCCGGGGGAGTTCTCGTTGCGGGCCTTTCTCAACGGAAGGATAGACCTGGCCCAGGCCGAGGCGGTGGCCGACATCATCAATGCCCGGACCGGCACCGCCGCCCGGGCCGCCCTGGAACGGCTCTCCGGGGGTCTCTCCCGCAAGATCGCCGCCGTCAGGGAGAGTCTGCTGGATGCGGCTGCCTTGGTGGAATCCCTGATAGACTTTCCCGAGGAGGATATTCCTCCGGCCGAATCCGACAAATTGATAATTGATATCGACCGGGCAAGGGAGCAGATCGCCAGGGTACTGGCCGGCAGCAAAGCCGCCATGGTATTAAAGGACGGAGCCCGGGTGGTCATCGCCGGCCGGCCCAACGTCGGCAAATCCAGCCTGTTCAACATGCTGCTTAAAGAAGAGAAGGCCATCGTCACCGAAACCCCCGGAACGACCAGAGACGTGCTGGAGGGCTGGATAGATATCGGGGGCATCCCCCTCCGCCTGTTCGATACCGCAGGCCTCAGGGATACATTCGATGAGATCGAGTCCCATGGCATGGAACGGGCCCGGGGCAAGCTGGAACAGGCAGATCTGGTGCTTCTGGTGCTGGACGGGACCGCGCCGATGGCCCCGGAGGATGAAAAGCTTTTATCCCAAACCGAAAAATATGCCCGTTTGATCCTGGTGAACAAATGCGACCTGCCGCAACCTCCGGTGAACGGGACGGGAGGGTCGTGGCTGAAGATATCGGCCGTCACCGAAGAAGGTTTGCCGGAACTGGAGAGATCCATTGTGGCCCGACTTACCGACGGACAGGGCATCGAGGCCGGGGCCGCCTCGGCCGCCAATGCCCGGCAGGCGCAGCTGATGGAGGAGTGCCTGAAGCATTTGGATACCGCAAAGCACGGCCTGGAGCAGAAACTGTCCTGCGAACTGCCGGCCAGCGACCTCAAGGCCGCCATCGATGCCTTGGGGCAGATCACCGGACAGACCATCGGAGATGATATTCTGGACAGGATCTTCGAAAAATTCTGCATTGGAAAATAA
- a CDS encoding carboxypeptidase regulatory-like domain-containing protein, translating into MKKYLLIAISLFLALPAAQAARFPLLGGPGLIHLQSAKAGQGFGFRSFNAITNYGSQKVSFLPGDDNSYNDLWSYNLVNYSPMDNLAFMVVGLAHAEQWSIKSPGGDSLDNTLGCPGDFTIAAKYGLQLYDGMVDLAFMPMVTIPMDKEKFQDSPSQTGQVDFGGKLLTDLARDKMSLLVNVGFLTRGDQRPQVPAGLGVNYEINHRFSAFMETSAELRIGSKKDSLPDSLILSGRGFDRTEARLTPGLRFVPLPILGVNLAADIGLTRATPSWQLILGLDFPAAAGLIRSVILPGTVAGLIKHRQTNQPIRGMISFPGTDMPAVVSQPNGSYQLKLNPGTYNIKVMANGFRTVDRKLEVKSGESQSWDLTLSPREGTIKGQVADAATGRPVSAVITLNGNGDRYHNDQATGGFSLTLAAPKKYDLSVAADGYQPFQASISLTDKEESIQNIVLQPIPKPQPVQPAVVQKPAKPPVAVAAKPKPERKPAPKAPGLNPEEVADLYKTGVKQYMSEEYDQAVATFKKLLAADPGNTKARDYLKKSQERLKKIRG; encoded by the coding sequence ATGAAAAAATATCTGCTGATCGCAATATCCCTGTTTCTGGCGCTGCCTGCCGCGCAGGCCGCCCGTTTCCCCCTGCTGGGCGGCCCGGGCCTGATCCACCTGCAGTCGGCCAAGGCCGGACAGGGCTTTGGCTTCAGAAGCTTCAATGCCATCACCAATTACGGCAGCCAGAAAGTCTCGTTCCTCCCGGGCGACGATAATTCATATAACGACCTGTGGAGCTACAATCTGGTGAACTATTCGCCGATGGATAACCTGGCCTTTATGGTGGTGGGCCTGGCCCATGCCGAGCAATGGAGCATAAAAAGCCCGGGCGGAGACAGTCTGGACAACACCCTGGGCTGCCCCGGCGATTTTACCATAGCCGCCAAATACGGCCTCCAGCTTTATGACGGCATGGTTGATCTGGCCTTTATGCCGATGGTCACCATTCCCATGGATAAGGAGAAATTTCAGGATTCCCCGTCCCAGACCGGCCAGGTAGATTTCGGCGGCAAGCTGCTGACAGATCTGGCCCGGGATAAAATGAGCCTCCTGGTGAACGTGGGTTTCCTGACCCGGGGCGACCAGCGCCCCCAGGTGCCGGCCGGGCTGGGCGTCAATTATGAGATAAACCACCGCTTCTCGGCCTTCATGGAAACCTCGGCCGAACTGCGGATCGGCTCCAAGAAAGATTCCCTGCCGGATTCCTTGATACTTTCCGGGCGGGGGTTCGATCGCACCGAAGCCAGGCTGACCCCGGGGCTTCGTTTTGTACCGCTTCCCATTTTGGGGGTCAATCTGGCCGCCGACATCGGGCTGACCAGGGCCACCCCTTCCTGGCAGCTGATCCTGGGGCTGGATTTTCCGGCCGCCGCCGGACTGATCAGGTCCGTCATCCTGCCCGGCACCGTCGCCGGCCTGATAAAGCACCGCCAGACCAACCAGCCGATCAGGGGCATGATCAGCTTCCCCGGCACCGATATGCCGGCGGTGGTCAGCCAGCCCAACGGCAGCTACCAGTTAAAACTTAATCCCGGCACCTATAATATCAAGGTGATGGCCAACGGTTTCCGGACGGTTGACCGGAAGCTGGAGGTCAAATCCGGCGAATCGCAGTCCTGGGATCTGACCCTCAGCCCCCGGGAGGGCACCATCAAGGGTCAGGTGGCCGATGCTGCCACCGGCCGGCCGGTGTCGGCCGTGATCACCCTGAACGGGAACGGAGACAGATATCACAATGACCAGGCTACCGGTGGTTTCAGCTTGACCCTGGCCGCCCCCAAGAAATACGACCTAAGCGTGGCCGCCGACGGCTATCAGCCTTTTCAGGCCAGCATCAGCCTGACCGACAAGGAAGAATCCATTCAGAATATCGTCCTGCAGCCCATTCCCAAACCCCAGCCGGTCCAGCCGGCGGTGGTTCAGAAGCCGGCCAAGCCGCCGGTGGCCGTGGCGGCAAAGCCCAAACCGGAAAGAAAGCCGGCTCCCAAGGCGCCCGGCCTAAATCCCGAGGAGGTGGCTGATCTTTATAAGACCGGGGTCAAACAGTACATGAGCGAAGAATACGACCAGGCCGTGGCCACCTTCAAGAAGCTGCTGGCGGCCGACCCCGGGAATACCAAGGCCCGGGATTATCTGAAAAAGAGCCAGGAACGCTTAAAGAAAATTAGAGGATAG